From one Streptomyces sp. CA-210063 genomic stretch:
- a CDS encoding DUF5947 family protein has protein sequence MTASPATRMPGLRRFLTERPPQPERCELCAVTVEADHRHLVDTEKRALVCACTPCALLMEQPGAAAGRFRTVPARYLTDPGHRLDESAWDALQIPVGVAFLFRNAALDRLVALYPSPAGATESELEPATWTDVLGGSRLAELLEPDVEALLLRRTDGRFECHLVPIDICYELVGRMRLLWQGFDGGAEARAALDAFFADVARRVRPVDEAVRP, from the coding sequence ATGACGGCGTCCCCGGCGACGCGCATGCCCGGCCTGCGGAGGTTCCTCACCGAGAGACCTCCGCAGCCCGAACGGTGCGAGTTGTGCGCCGTGACGGTGGAGGCGGACCACCGTCATCTTGTCGACACCGAGAAACGCGCCCTCGTCTGCGCCTGTACCCCCTGTGCGCTGCTGATGGAACAGCCGGGCGCCGCCGCCGGCCGCTTCCGCACGGTCCCCGCCCGCTACCTCACCGACCCCGGGCACCGCCTCGACGAGAGCGCGTGGGACGCGTTGCAGATCCCGGTCGGCGTCGCCTTCCTCTTCCGTAACGCGGCACTCGACCGGCTCGTCGCCCTCTACCCGAGCCCGGCCGGAGCAACCGAGAGCGAACTCGAACCGGCCACATGGACCGACGTCCTCGGCGGCAGCCGCCTCGCCGAACTGCTCGAACCCGACGTGGAGGCGCTGCTGCTCCGCCGCACCGACGGCCGCTTCGAGTGCCACCTCGTACCGATCGACATCTGCTACGAACTCGTCGGCCGCATGCGCCTGTTGTGGCAGGGCTTCGACGGCGGGGCCGAGGCCCGGGCCGCGCTGGACGCGTTCTTCGCGGACGTCGCGCGACGCGTCCGGCCCGTGGACGAGGCGGTACGGCCGTGA
- a CDS encoding DUF6084 family protein translates to MTEFSFACTGVRADRYAAGPTLVFRLRVTAAGNARVHALALRCQIRVEPARRAYESAEADGLADLFGERSRWGSTLQPVQFAQVSLMVPSFTGETEADLVVPCTYDMDVAATRYLTALTDGEVPLLMLFSGTAFTGVGGFQVEPVPWDREAAFRMPVTAWQEMVEQHFPGCGWIRLPRDTMDALLAYRSRHALPSWEATVAALLEGADPPAHDPLRALTGTTGRTHP, encoded by the coding sequence GTGACGGAGTTCTCCTTCGCCTGCACCGGCGTCCGCGCCGACCGGTACGCCGCCGGACCGACCCTCGTCTTCCGGCTGCGCGTCACAGCCGCCGGCAATGCCCGCGTGCACGCCCTCGCGCTGCGCTGCCAGATCCGCGTCGAACCCGCCCGCCGAGCCTACGAATCCGCCGAGGCCGACGGACTGGCGGACCTCTTCGGCGAGCGCTCCCGCTGGGGCAGCACGCTCCAGCCGGTGCAGTTCGCCCAGGTCTCGCTCATGGTCCCCAGCTTCACGGGGGAGACCGAAGCCGACCTCGTCGTGCCCTGCACCTACGACATGGACGTCGCCGCGACCCGCTACCTCACCGCCCTCACCGACGGCGAGGTCCCGCTGCTGATGCTCTTCTCCGGTACGGCGTTCACCGGCGTCGGCGGTTTCCAGGTCGAACCGGTCCCGTGGGACCGGGAGGCGGCCTTCCGGATGCCCGTCACCGCCTGGCAGGAGATGGTCGAGCAGCACTTTCCCGGCTGCGGCTGGATCCGGCTGCCCCGCGACACCATGGACGCCCTCCTCGCCTACCGCTCCCGGCACGCCCTGCCCTCCTGGGAGGCGACCGTCGCGGCGCTGCTGGAGGGTGCGGACCCGCCCGCGCACGACCCGCTGCGCGCCCTCACCGGCACCACCGGAAGGACCCATCCGTGA
- a CDS encoding hydrogenase maturation protease yields MNPSPWSGPRTLVAGIGNIFLGDDGFGVETARRLAEHGLPGHIEVVDIGVRGVHLAYQLLDGYDTLVLVDATARGEVPGTLYVIEHDVCGESPSSAAPALDGHRMTPDTVLALLGTLCAGTGGEPPRRVLVVGCEPASVDEGIGLSPPVSDAVPQAVRLIEKLLRHGKPGESAPRATAGGIST; encoded by the coding sequence ATGAACCCCTCCCCGTGGTCAGGCCCCAGGACCCTGGTCGCCGGCATCGGCAACATCTTTCTCGGGGACGACGGCTTCGGTGTGGAGACCGCCCGCCGGCTCGCCGAGCACGGCCTGCCCGGACACATCGAGGTCGTGGACATCGGAGTGCGCGGGGTGCACCTCGCCTACCAGCTGCTGGACGGCTACGACACCCTCGTCCTCGTGGACGCCACGGCACGCGGCGAAGTCCCCGGCACGCTGTACGTGATCGAGCACGACGTCTGCGGAGAGAGCCCTTCATCCGCCGCCCCCGCGCTGGACGGCCACCGGATGACCCCCGACACCGTCCTGGCTCTGCTGGGCACCCTGTGCGCCGGGACCGGCGGCGAGCCACCACGCCGCGTCCTGGTCGTGGGATGCGAACCGGCCTCGGTGGACGAGGGCATCGGTCTCAGCCCGCCGGTGTCCGACGCCGTACCGCAGGCCGTCCGGCTGATCGAAAAGCTGCTGAGGCACGGGAAGCCGGGAGAGTCCGCGCCGCGGGCCACGGCCGGTGGGATCTCGACATGA
- a CDS encoding DUF6893 family small protein has product MKKIVIGGAALAALVAVVAEVLPDLRRYLRIRRM; this is encoded by the coding sequence ATGAAGAAGATCGTCATCGGCGGAGCGGCCCTCGCCGCCCTGGTCGCTGTCGTCGCCGAGGTGCTTCCCGACCTCCGGCGCTACCTGCGGATCCGACGGATGTGA
- a CDS encoding hydrogenase maturation nickel metallochaperone HypA/HybF: MHEMSVALAVVDQVEEAATRAKDVTAVRWVRLQVGELAGVVPDALAFSFELACAGTLLEGAELITEAVPGWARCTPCAHEWAVGMPPRLTCPACGGTQTDLLAGRELQILDVHWEDGGPAHTPTREPISEER, encoded by the coding sequence ATGCACGAGATGTCCGTCGCGCTGGCCGTCGTCGACCAGGTGGAAGAGGCCGCCACACGGGCCAAAGACGTCACGGCGGTGCGATGGGTACGGCTCCAGGTGGGCGAACTGGCCGGCGTCGTACCCGATGCGCTCGCCTTCTCCTTCGAACTGGCCTGCGCCGGAACCCTGCTTGAAGGCGCCGAACTGATCACAGAAGCGGTGCCGGGATGGGCCCGCTGCACCCCCTGCGCACACGAATGGGCCGTCGGCATGCCTCCCCGGCTGACCTGCCCCGCGTGCGGGGGTACGCAGACCGACCTGCTCGCGGGCCGGGAACTGCAGATCCTCGACGTGCACTGGGAGGACGGCGGTCCCGCGCACACGCCCACCCGCGAACCGATCTCCGAGGAGCGCTGA